ATGTCCATTCAGCGACCGGGAACCATCAAGACCCACCTGCCGTTCCACTTGCAGCCGTACTCCAAGAACGCTAAGTACATCTACATCGCGCGGAACCCGTATGACTGCTGCGTCTCCTTCTATCACCACATGAAGTCCCGGCCGCGATGTCACTTCCAGGACGTCACGTTCGACCAGTTCCTCGACATGTTTATCCGCGGCGAAGTCGACTTCGGCGATTACTTCGACCACCTGCTGTCCTGGTACGAGCACCGTGGTGACCCCAACGTGCTTTTTCTGACCTACGAAGACCTGAAGAAGGACACTTCCGGGTGGATCTCGAGGATCTCCGACTTCCTCGGCAAAGGAGAGTACGGCAACAGAATGAGGGAACAGCCAAGTGTTCTCGATAATGTAGTCGAGATGACCAGCTTCGAGAGCATGAAGAGTCTCAACGAGGTGTTCAGGAACTGGAAAAAGAAACTCGAGGCACTTCCGGACGAAACATTGGCGGAAGCCACGAGGTCGATGCGGGAAGCTCTGGGCGACTCCATGAAGCAGCGGCCAACTAAAAATAACATCCGCAAGGGAATAGTTGGTGACTGGAAGAACCATTTCTCGCCCGAACAAGTCGCAAGGATGAAGAAACGAATTGCACTCAAGACGCAAGGAAGCGACGTCATGAGTCTCTGGAAGGACGCGGATATTCCTTGAGTATCGGAGGCGCAAGAATAAAGAACTGCACCTTTGTTATGGTCGCCGGTATTGACGCATTAATTATTTGTGAGCACTACAAAAAGACGCACGTTGCACGCTTCCGAGTACGCATCACATCTAACCACATCCAATACGTTCCCTAAGGTTCgaatcatggcctccgagatgacaACGGCGCCACGCTCGGAGGCCATGTGTCGGTGGCCAACTTTAAATTGacgagttttctgcaaaaattaCCAGAGGGATCTTTAGCGTTAGTCGTTAGTAGGAGATAtacatgaatgcccacatgcaTGATTTAGATGGATATGCTGATTACAATTGTTTTCCATTGCTGGATCTGTGCGATGAACAGAACCTTACAGTAGTTAACATGGAGAATAAGTGTCATGGACAGGTAACGGGGCAACGCCGAGAATGCGCAGGTAAGCATCGACTACTCCTTAGTCTCAGATATGGTCTACGAACAACTAGTCCAAGTGACAATAGCCTAGGTAGCGATCATAAACATATAAGCTTAATATTTGGGAGATACCGACACAGGACAGGAACCAAAAGCCGCGCAATGCGCTAAAATTAAATAAATGTAGAACGAAGATATCGCAGAACGCACACAGAAGAAAGTGGAGGCgcttagcatgcaaatgcaatgAACTGGAAAGCAGCTGGATTGAAGACAAATGAAGCTAAAGAATTGTTGCAGtggaaagaggaaaccacgtAGGTGATGGAACAAGGAAATAACTTAAGCAATGTGAGAGCGTAAGCAGGCATCTAGGGATTATAGAAAGGCCAGAAGGTTGGGAGCACATGAAGAACTTCTCTTTCGATGGAACAAGTACCGACAAAAAAGGGTGGCCAGTGTACTTGTGCAGGGCCAAATAAATGTGCAAGTGAATGTTAGGTGCGGGAGATTCGCGAAAGAGACAAAGGCGCACCAAGAAGATTCTGGAACCACGCAAGAGCACTCGGAGGCCCGACTAAACATTCGCAAATGGCTATAAAGGATGAAGATAGTAACTGCTTCGACGAGGACAATGCGCTGCGGCGCATCATAGACTTTGTTAGGAATAACTTCGGCACGAACGAGAGCGTAGTCCAGGCTTAACCAGATCCAGCAACAGAGAAGCCTGTGAGATTAAAATTTAACGTATAAATATTTTACTGgagaaaagaaggagaaaacaTCCCTAATAACGCGGCAGCATGAGTCGATTACATCTCAATACGTCAA
The sequence above is a segment of the Dermacentor variabilis isolate Ectoservices chromosome 7, ASM5094787v1, whole genome shotgun sequence genome. Coding sequences within it:
- the LOC142587881 gene encoding sulfotransferase ssu-1-like codes for the protein MESLSEERAAKDANKAETDTTTALDIYHVVDGLYVSKIFTDKNLRSAFSYKPIDEDVFIVGYPKCGTTWLQFIVYSIYTGGAGGLPSATERRKTMAFLEISGAESAMSIQRPGTIKTHLPFHLQPYSKNAKYIYIARNPYDCCVSFYHHMKSRPRCHFQDVTFDQFLDMFIRGEVDFGDYFDHLLSWYEHRGDPNVLFLTYEDLKKDTSGWISRISDFLGKGEYGNRMREQPSVLDNVVEMTSFESMKSLNEVFRNWKKKLEALPDETLAEATRSMREALGDSMKQRPTKNNIRKGIVGDWKNHFSPEQVARMKKRIALKTQGSDVMSLWKDADIP